In the genome of Pelodiscus sinensis isolate JC-2024 chromosome 3, ASM4963464v1, whole genome shotgun sequence, one region contains:
- the LOC142828105 gene encoding uncharacterized protein LOC142828105, with amino-acid sequence MASARPECPDHRSGPQISQIHENFARRAMGKALEVIFCADGEPEEDTCESLAKKKRMADRPGTRPSRDQESMRIYETPEAEAKGLLNNKYEKLYKFLPEGNMWDGLKYFNTRSIVDSPALRYNRICSSPSGKDKPLQDLQDPYKYAPEEVREQIDRTRRVLRSLLLQDRLNEENNRTPLAITYSPQVKPLQHINSDLQPIPDNDLSLSHTSGGRPVLDHRQPANLKQILTSNYTLHRSNSNSGTNPCNKPQCQLCPHIYTSDTITGPNHISYTITSSSTCTSTNVIYAIMCQQCPSAMYIGQTGLSLCKRISGHKSDIRSGNTQKPIGEHFNLPGHTVADLKVAILQQNFNNKRERRTAEKQFIGKFDSIRLGLNKIK; translated from the exons ATGGCGAGCGCCCGGCCGGAGTGCCCAG ATCATCGCTCAGGACCTCAAATCTCACAGATCCACGAGAACTTTGCGAGAAGAGCCATGGGAAAAGCCCTCGAAGTCATCTTCTGTGCCGACG GTGAGCCAGAGGAAGATACCTGCGAATCGCTTGCCAAGAAGAAGAGGATGGCGGACAGACCTGGGACACGCCCGTCGCGTGACCAAGAGTCCATGAGAATCT ACGAGACCCCGGAGGCGGAGGCCAAGGGACTTCTGAACAACAAGTACGAGAAACTGTACAAGTTTCTGCCCGAGGGCAACATGTGGGACGGACTGAAATACTTCAACACAAGATCCATTGTCGACAGCccagcactaaggtacaaccgcatttgctccagcccctcaggcAAAGACAAACCCCTACAAGATCTACAAGACCCCTACAAGTATGCACCCGAGGAAGTGAGGGAACAGATTGACAGAACCAGACGTGTACtgagaagcctcctgctacaagacagACTCAATGAAGAAAATAACAGAACGCcattggccatcacctacagtccccaggtaaaacctctccaacacatcaacagtgatctacaacccatcccgGACAATGATCTCTCACTCTCGCACACTtcgggaggcaggccagtccttgacCACAggcaacctgccaacctgaagcaaattctcaccagcaactatacactgcaccgcagtaactctaactcaggaaccaatccctgcaacaaacctcagtgccaactctgcccacatatctacaccagcgacaccatcacaggacctaaccacatcagctacaCCATCACAagctcatccacctgcacatctaccaatgtcatatacgccatcatgtgccagcaatgcccctctgccatgtacatcggccaaactggactgtccctatgtaaaagaataagcGGACACAAATCGGACATCAGGagtggcaatacacaaaaacctataggagaacacttcaatctccctggacacacagtagcagacttaaaagtagccatcctgcaacaaaactTTAACAACAAACGTGAAAGAAGAACTGCAGAGAAACAATTCATCGGCAAATTTGACAGTATCCGTTTAGGATTAAATAAGATTaaataa